In Terriglobales bacterium, the genomic stretch ATGAACCGAATGCCCGAGCCGACTCAACCCGCGCCCCGTCCGCCCGCGGAAGCCAGCGATTTCCCGTTCGCGGTGACCATCGGGCAGGTGTACGACGGCCCGCTCGACCTGCTGCTCGATCTCATCCGCAAGCAGGACATCAACATCTATGACATTCCTATCGCGCAGATCACGGCGCAGTATCTCGCCTACGTCGAGCAGATGAAGCAGCTCGACGTGAACGTGGCCGCCGAGTTCATCTACATGGCGGCCATGCTCATCCACATCAAGTCGAGGATGCTGCTGCCCCGCGACCCCAACGGGCCCGCGGAGGAGCAGGAAGACCCGCGCGCCGAACTGGTCTATCGCCTGCTCGAGCATGAAAAGTTCAAGACCGCGGCGCAGATGCTCCTGCAGAAGCAGCAGATCGAGAACGCCACCTGGTCGAACCCGGCGCAGAAGGAGTTCGAGGAAGCCGAGGGCACGGAACCGGAGCTTGCTGCCGATGTGGTCGATCTGGTGCGCACCTTCCAGGTCATTCTCGACCGCGCCCGCAACCGCCCCGTGCTGCAGGTGGACGAGGACGCGGTCACGGTCTCGCAGATGATCGACTACCTGCGCCGCCGCCTGCTGCTCGAGGACCGCGCTTTGCGCCTCACCAGCCTGCTGCA encodes the following:
- a CDS encoding segregation/condensation protein A, coding for MPEPTQPAPRPPAEASDFPFAVTIGQVYDGPLDLLLDLIRKQDINIYDIPIAQITAQYLAYVEQMKQLDVNVAAEFIYMAAMLIHIKSRMLLPRDPNGPAEEQEDPRAELVYRLLEHEKFKTAAQMLLQKQQIENATWSNPAQKEFEEAEGTEPELAADVVDLVRTFQVILDRARNRPVLQVDEDAVTVSQMIDYLRRRLLLEDRALRLTSLLQPVRSRKALVCAFLALLELVRLQAILLRQDRIFGEIYVKKHEMFDTVLSDGAAVRDDWR